Genomic segment of Psychrobacter sanguinis:
TAATTTTTCAGTATTTTTTATTCTTGAAATAACTGTAGGTTTTCAGAATAACCGTATATTCTCGAAATAATTGTATATTCCCAAAATAATTGTATATTCTCAAAATATCGATTACTTACTAATACACTTTAACTAACGATTTGGTGATGGCGAACCGACTTAAATAATGAGTGTCGCCTCCAAACAAGGATTACTTGTGTCTGACAGTTCTACAACCTCTCGCAAAATTCAAAGCCAGTCTTCAGATAAACTAGCCCATGTCGCAGATATTGATAATATTTGGTTGCTGCCAGATGGTGTCAGTGATTTACTCTCTGAAGAAGCACAAAAACAAGAGTGGCTGCGTTATAAGTTAACTCGTCTGCTTGTGAGCCGCGGCTATGAGTTGATTTGTCCGCCAATGATTGAGTTTACTGAGTCATTGTTAGGCAATGCCTCAGAGGACTTAAAGCGTCAAACCTTTAAAATTATTGACCAGCTGTCAGGTCGTCTAATGGGGGTACGTGCTGATATTACCCCACAAATATTACGTATTGATGCTCACTTAAATAAAATGGGCAAAGCCAACCAAATCGCTCGTTATTGCTATGCCGGTCACGTTATTCGTACCCTACCGGACGGTCTGTTTGGTTCACGTACGCCCTTGCAATTGGGTGCTGAGATATTTGGCAGTGACAGTCTAGACGCGGACATCGAGTTAATTGATGTACTGTATTGTCTCATCGATAACTTGAATCTAAAAAAACATCTACACATAGACATCGGTCATGTGGCTATTTTTGCGCGTTTAAAAGATCTAGCAGGGTTGTCTGACAATGATGCTTCAGTATTGATGAACCTGTATGCCAATAAAGCCTTACCTGAACTAAAGCAGGTCTGTGAAGATTTGCCTATGGGTAATGATTTTTATCAGTTGGCTGTCTATGGTCATGACATGGTTGCTCTAAAGCAAGCCTTATCAGATACAGCGACTAATGATGCGGCTATTGTTAAAGCAGTCGGTGAAGTACAAACCATGGCCCGTCATATCAGAGATACCTATCAGAGCGATGTCAGTGTAGACATTACTGAGCTGGGTTATCACTATCATACGGGTATCGTTTTTAACGCTTACTTTGAAAACGAATCTCAAGCAGTAGTACGCGGTGGTCGTTTTAATGGTGAGAGTTTTGATTCAGCAAACAATGTCCCGACGGCCATTGCAGAAGAGCTACCCTCGCGCAGTGCGACAGGGTTTAGTTTGGAAGTTACCCGTTTACAGCGTTATATGACATTGGCAGAGTCGAAATTGGTTTTAGTGAGTTTTGCGGACATGCAAGGCGTGCGCAGTGACAATAACGCCAAGCTAGAAAAAGATTTGGCCAATAAGATTTCAGAGTTACGAGATTTAGGGCACCGAGTAGTACGCCCGCTGTGTGACAGTGACGCACCTAACAATGTGACACATAAATTAGTTTTAGATGATGGTGAGTGGGTGTTAAGAGCAGTGTAAACTTTGTTTTATACGAAGGTATACGTTGATTTTAAGGCTCAAAATAACTGCGCCACAATGACGCAATTTAATTTTTACAGTTCAATACGAGTGGTTAAGGATTTGTTATGGGAAAGAATGTTGTAGTACTTGGTAGCCAATGGGGCGATGAAGGTAAAGGCAAGATTGTTGACTTGCTAACCGAAAAAGCTTCTGCAGTAGCACGCTTCCAAGGCGGTCACAATGCGGGTCATACGTTAGTAGTAGATGGTAAAAAAACCGTTCTACACTTAATTCCATCAGGTATCTTACGTGATGACGTTACCTGCTTTATCGGTAACGGTGTGGTGTTGTCACCAGAAGCATTATTAATCGAGATGAAAGAGCTTGAAGATAATAATGTTCCCGTTCGTGAGCGTTTAAGAATCTCACCAAACTGTCCGTTAATTCTTCCTTACCATATTGCATTAGACCAAGCGCGTGAAGCAAAACGTGGTACAGGCAAAATTGGTACCACTGGTCGTGGTATTGGCCCAGCTTATGAAGACAAAGTGGCACGTCGTGCTATTAAGCTTGCTGATCTATTCCGCAATGACTTAGAAGAAAAACTGCGTAACTTAATTGAATATCATAACTTCCAGTTAACTCAGTACTATAAAGTTGACGCCATCGACTTTGATGAAACCTATGCTTTATGCCAAGAGTGGCGTGATGAGTTGAAAGGTCTGGTATGTGATGTGACTGAAGAGCTAAACCAATTACGTCTTGCTGGCAAAAACTTAATGTTTGAAGGCGCTCAAGGCACTCTACTAGATATCGACCATGGTACTTATCCTTTCGTTACTAGCTCAAGCGTAACGGCTGGTGGTGTATCAACAGGTACTGGTATTGGCCCATTATACTTAGACTATGTACTAGGTATCACTAAGGCTTATACCACTCGTGTCGGTAGTGGCCCTTTCCCAACTGAATTATTTGATGATGTGGGTGCTCACCTAGCTAAAGTAGGTCATGAATTTGGCGCAACTACCGGTCGTGCCCGTCGTTGTGGTTGGTTTGATGCTGAAGCACTTCGCCGTGCCGTGGTATTAAACTCATTATCAGGTATCTGCTTAACCAAACTTGACGTATTAGATGGCTTAGATGAAATCCGTATTGGGGTAGGCTATGAGCTACCTGAGACAGAATTTGCTGGTGCTCATGATGGCGAGTTCTATGAGTCAGTAACGCCTAAGTATGAGACTTTACCAGGTTGGAAAGGCTCAACAGTGGGTATTACTAGCTATGATGACCTACCTGAAGAAGCCAAGGCTTACATCAAGCGTATCGAGCAGTTAATCGATTGCCCGGTAGATATCATTTCTACAGGTCCTGATCGTGATGAGACTATCGTATTACGTGATCCGTATGATGCATAATCTGTCTAAGCGCATTCGTTAAACGAAGACGGATAGATTATAAAGAGCCCTATGTTATGAAAATAACGTAGGGTTCTTTGTTATATTAAATTGGAAAAAATAAGCCATTTTGCAGTGACTATAACCAATAAAAAGCAAATTAGAAGCAAGCAATAAGCAATAGAGCTTTTAGAATAAATATCAGAATGATAGGTTTAGAGATGCAGCAATTATATTTAGAAGACATAAATGTCGGTGACAAATGGACAAGCCGTACCGAGACAATAAGCCTAGAAAAAATTAAAGAATTTGCGGCAAGTTATGACCCACAGCCTTATCATATGGATGAAACAAGGGCCAAGGAGACCTTTTTCGGTCAATTGGTAGCGAGTGGTTGGCAAACCGCCGGTATTACCATGCGCTTAATGGTAGAGTCTATTCCGATGGCAAGCGGATTAATAGGAGCCAGCGCGCAGCTCAAGTGGCCTAAGCCGACCTATCCTAATGACACATTGCATATTGAGGCCGAAGTCATCGAGGTTAAAGAATCGGAGTCTAAGCCGGACCGCGGTATAGTAACCGTGGAAGTTAAAACCTTTAACCAGGATAATGAAGTGGTACAGTTGTTTATCTGCAACATGCTGACGCTGAGTCGTTCTTCTGGAATACCGCCACTAAATAATGAACGTTTATTAGGCAGCCAAAAATAACCATGTTACATCTTACCTTTTTGGGCACATCAGCTGGCGTACCAACCAAGAAGCGCAATGTCACAGCGTTGGCCATCGAGTGCCTAAACCCTTTTGGTTCTACGGGCAACTCACCGAGTAAGAAAAACAAGCCTTGGGTTTTGGTTGATTGCGGGGAGGCGACCCAACATCAGCTGTTAGAGACCAATATTAGCAGCCATCAGTTGGCTGTGATTTGTATTACCCATGTGCATGGGGATCATTGTTATGGTTTGCCAGGGCTTCTCGCTAGCATGGCCATGTCAGGGCGTAAAGAGTCGTTAACCATTATTGCACCTCAAGCTATCAAGCAGTTTATAGAGGCAGTTAAGGCAACTACTGAGCTGTATTTTCCCTTTGAAATTGAATTTATCACCATTGAAAGCTTATTTGAGTCCACAGAGCCAACACCGTTACATACCGTATCTGTGCCGTTATCGCCCACACATCATCTCGATATTGAGGTTATTAAGCTGTCGCATCGCGTAGAGTCTTACGGCTTTAAAATCACTCAAACTGTGCAGACCATAAAGCTAGATACTGAAAAGCTTAAAGCGGATGGTATTGAGCCTACTGCCGTATGGGGGCGGCTACAGGCAGGGGAGGATGTGACTCTATCAAATGGCAGCCAACTGAAATCAATGGATTATACGCAGCGAGTGTCTCAGGTGCTCAATATTATTGTCGCGGGTGATAATGATAGCCCGCAGCTGCTTAATGAAGCGGCTAAAGGAGCGGATTTATTGGTGCATGAAGCGACCTATACTCAGGCAGTTGCTGATAAAATTATAGTAAAATCACATAAAAAGTACTACACTATAAAAATGGCATACTCACAAGATTATAGACAATTAGCATTACAGAAACTTGAAGAAGGCTACTCCATTAGAGAGACAGCCGAATACTTCGAGATAAGTACACGTACACTCCAAAATTGGAAGAAGTCACTTGAAAGAAAAAGACGTGTTTTCAAGCCTTTGAAAATAGACACTGAGCTTCTTTTAAAAGACATTGAAGACTATCCAGATGCCTACCAATATGAGAGGGCCCAACGTCTTAAATGTAGTACATCGGGTATATGTACTGCTTTAAAACGCTTAGGCATCACTCAAAAAAAAGACACTAAATCATCCGAAAGCTGATAAACAGAAGCGTATTGAATTTCTCGAACAACTCAAGCAGTTTGAAGCGACAGCGAGGCCAATTATTTATATAGACGAAAGTGGTTTTAAGTCTCATGATTACAGACCTTATGGCTACGCTAAAAAAGGGGAAAAGTGTTTTGGTGAGTACAACTGGCAGTTAAAGAATAAAACAAATGCTATTGGCGCTATTCACGATAATGAGCTATTCGCTGTTGGCTTATATGATTGTAGTATTAACAGTGATATTTTCCATAGTTGGGTTGAACAGTTATTACTCGTAGAGATACCAAGTAATAGCGTTATAGTGATGGATAATGCTACTTTTCATAAAAGACAAGAAACTAAAGAGCTTATTGAAGATGCTGGGCATACAATATTGTGGTTGCCACCTTACAGTCCTGATCTGAATCCCATCGAAAAAGCATGGGCTTGGGTTAAACAAAAACGTAAAGAATGGCAACTTGATTGTGTCGATACTTTGTTTTTTTATCTCCTTTGGATTTGTGGTGGTTTTACTATGAATTGACTATATGTCAAGAGAAGATGCCTTTGATCCGATGCACACCACAGCCAAGCGTATTGCGAGCTTTGCACAATCCGCCAAATTAAATAACTTAATACTGACTCATTTTAGTGCCCGTTATCAGCCTTATGATGATCCTGAATCGACTACACCGAATATGGCTGATATTCGTCTAGAAGCCGAGCAGTATTATCAAGGGAATCTATGGCTGGCTCGAGACTTTATGCACTTTGAGGTGAGCCATAAAGCGGTAAGGCAGTTACCCAACTAGCTATCTTGGTTTAATAAATGCTGACCCATCCAGTGTCTGGCAAATTGATAAGCCACACGACCTGAGCGGCCACCACGACTTGAAGACCAAAGTAAGGCCTCATGACGTACCTTATCTGTCCATTCAACACCTTCAGCTTGTAGATAATGGCCAACTATATTCAAATAAGTCTCTTGGTTCATAGGATAGAACGACAGCCAAAGCCCAAAACGATCTGATAATGACACCGTTTCATCAATGGTTTCATAAGGGTTCACCTCATCGGTCTGACCATCATAGATACTGACGTTGTCTTTCATCAGTTGAGGTAATAAATGACGACGGTTACTGGTCGCATAGACCAAAATCTTATCTTGTTCTGAATCCAACGCCCCATCTAATACACTTTTTAGGGTGCGGTAGTTCTCATCTTGGCCATTAAATGCCAAGTCATCACAATAGACGATATAGCGACAAGAAGTGTCTTCAGGCAACTCGTTAATGGCATCTCTAATTTTATCCAGCATTTGTAGATCGTCGCGTGATACCTCAATCATGCGTAGACCCTGGTCCTTAAATTCATTTAATAACGCACGTACGATAGAGGATTTACCAGCACCTCGAGTGCCTGTCATTAACACATGGTTGGCAGGGTAACCGGCTAAAAACTGCTTGGTATTTTGTACTATTTTTTGTTTTTGAGTATCAATACCGATGAGGTCATCTAGTGCCAATGAGGAGCTAACCTTAATCGGCTCAAGTCTGCCTTTGATACCACCTACCCAGCGATAGGCCAGTTGATTGGGATCAATATGCAGAGCAGGGATGATGTTTTGTTTCAAAAACTCAGCCAATAAGTGGCTCAATGTGTCATCGAGAGTGATGCTATTTACAGAATTTGCCATGCTGACTAAGCCCTATACCAGTATGATTATGAATGAAAAGAACAGGATAGCTAAAAATAGTGCCAGTAAAGCCGTTGTAATGCAAGCCACACTTTATGGTACATGCTTGTTAACCCAATCCTCTAATAGCGAACGAATTAGCTTATATTAAAGCTAGAACGATTTAATCCACTATTCTTAGAAGTCAAACTATGCCTTACATTAACGACAGCCAGCGACAAATCCTTATTCAGGCGGTTAATAACCAGCTTACTAAGCAGGACTATCAAATTGTTAAGTTCATTCGGCTAAGTCAGGACTGGCAACCCGTTGGCATAACTGAGTTAACTGAATTAAGCTATCAGGATCAAACAGGCTATCAAGGACTGACTCAGGCTAGGTGTGAACAAAAAGACTATATGGTGAAGTGGCAATTATTACCTATTAAAAGTAAATGTACATCACCCTTAGAGTCTGAAATTGCCAATGTTAGACAGCTAAAGCAACAGGTTACAAATTGGCCGAGCCGTTTATTAAGCTATCAGTTTTTGACATCATCTACGCTTTTAATAAAGTCTCATCAGTGGCGATTTGACGGCTTAGTGATGCCGTTTTTTGAGCTGGGCAGTTTGAAGTGCTATCTGGCAGACACTACGTTGTCGGCTCAAATTAAGCTACAGCTGGCCATTCAGATGGCTGAATCTATTCAGCAGTTACATGACGCTGGCTGGATCCATGGCGACATTAAGCCCAGTAATTTTTTAGTATCAGAAATGCATCGAGTAAACAGTCAGCTTAATGCTAAAAGTAGGGTGGTTGATAACGATAGTACAGAGCCAGTTATTTTTTTGAATGACTTAGCTTATGCCCAGCAGATAGGTTTAACCACTCAATTTGGTAAAATAAGTCAGCTTAATAAAAGTACAAACATTAAAGATACAAACATGGCTAAAATTAGTGGCACACCTGCCTATCTAGCCCCTGAATGTTGGCATGGACAACCGATAAGTATTCAAAGCGACTTATATGCGTTTGGGATAAGTTTATTTGAGCTTTTTGCGGAACAAAAACCTTATTCGTTGGCAAGGGGCGCGGGAGTCTATCAGAGCAGTGAGGAAAATAGTAAGACCGCTATTATTGAAAAAACGTCTATTGAACAAACGTCAGCAAAAGCTTGGGCTAGATTACATTGTCAAAAAGAGATACCCTTATTGCCATATCAATGGGAAAGGTTGCAGCCTATAATCGATAAGCTGTTGGCAAAACGTATAGAGAATCGCTATCAAAGTATTGATGAGATTATCGATGTACTACAAGTACTTAAAAACCCTGTGTAATATCTACTATACTAACAACTGTATAGCTCAAATTTCTAAATGAATTTTCTGTTAAATCAATTTTGACACAACTATTAAAGGTCATAACTATGTTTCTTGTTATCCAAAACGATACCATCAATTTAAGTGATATTAGTAGAATATCTAGAGAGAGTGCAAAAATTAAGGTTTACTTTATAAGTGAAAACCCTGTCGCGGAATATGATTTTGATACTGAAAGTGATGCCACTGAGGTTGAGTACAAGAT
This window contains:
- a CDS encoding ATP phosphoribosyltransferase regulatory subunit, with the translated sequence MSDSSTTSRKIQSQSSDKLAHVADIDNIWLLPDGVSDLLSEEAQKQEWLRYKLTRLLVSRGYELICPPMIEFTESLLGNASEDLKRQTFKIIDQLSGRLMGVRADITPQILRIDAHLNKMGKANQIARYCYAGHVIRTLPDGLFGSRTPLQLGAEIFGSDSLDADIELIDVLYCLIDNLNLKKHLHIDIGHVAIFARLKDLAGLSDNDASVLMNLYANKALPELKQVCEDLPMGNDFYQLAVYGHDMVALKQALSDTATNDAAIVKAVGEVQTMARHIRDTYQSDVSVDITELGYHYHTGIVFNAYFENESQAVVRGGRFNGESFDSANNVPTAIAEELPSRSATGFSLEVTRLQRYMTLAESKLVLVSFADMQGVRSDNNAKLEKDLANKISELRDLGHRVVRPLCDSDAPNNVTHKLVLDDGEWVLRAV
- a CDS encoding adenylosuccinate synthase; this encodes MGKNVVVLGSQWGDEGKGKIVDLLTEKASAVARFQGGHNAGHTLVVDGKKTVLHLIPSGILRDDVTCFIGNGVVLSPEALLIEMKELEDNNVPVRERLRISPNCPLILPYHIALDQAREAKRGTGKIGTTGRGIGPAYEDKVARRAIKLADLFRNDLEEKLRNLIEYHNFQLTQYYKVDAIDFDETYALCQEWRDELKGLVCDVTEELNQLRLAGKNLMFEGAQGTLLDIDHGTYPFVTSSSVTAGGVSTGTGIGPLYLDYVLGITKAYTTRVGSGPFPTELFDDVGAHLAKVGHEFGATTGRARRCGWFDAEALRRAVVLNSLSGICLTKLDVLDGLDEIRIGVGYELPETEFAGAHDGEFYESVTPKYETLPGWKGSTVGITSYDDLPEEAKAYIKRIEQLIDCPVDIISTGPDRDETIVLRDPYDA
- a CDS encoding MaoC family dehydratase, whose translation is MQQLYLEDINVGDKWTSRTETISLEKIKEFAASYDPQPYHMDETRAKETFFGQLVASGWQTAGITMRLMVESIPMASGLIGASAQLKWPKPTYPNDTLHIEAEVIEVKESESKPDRGIVTVEVKTFNQDNEVVQLFICNMLTLSRSSGIPPLNNERLLGSQK
- a CDS encoding IS630 transposase-related protein, whose product is MLHLTFLGTSAGVPTKKRNVTALAIECLNPFGSTGNSPSKKNKPWVLVDCGEATQHQLLETNISSHQLAVICITHVHGDHCYGLPGLLASMAMSGRKESLTIIAPQAIKQFIEAVKATTELYFPFEIEFITIESLFESTEPTPLHTVSVPLSPTHHLDIEVIKLSHRVESYGFKITQTVQTIKLDTEKLKADGIEPTAVWGRLQAGEDVTLSNGSQLKSMDYTQRVSQVLNIIVAGDNDSPQLLNEAAKGADLLVHEATYTQAVADKIIVKSHKKYYTIKMAYSQDYRQLALQKLEEGYSIRETAEYFEISTRTLQNWKKSLERKRRVFKPLKIDTELLLKDIEDYPDAYQYERAQRLKCSTSGICTALKRLGITQKKDTKSSES
- a CDS encoding IS630 family transposase translates to MEFLEQLKQFEATARPIIYIDESGFKSHDYRPYGYAKKGEKCFGEYNWQLKNKTNAIGAIHDNELFAVGLYDCSINSDIFHSWVEQLLLVEIPSNSVIVMDNATFHKRQETKELIEDAGHTILWLPPYSPDLNPIEKAWAWVKQKRKEWQLDCVDTLFFYLLWICGGFTMN
- a CDS encoding MBL fold metallo-hydrolase; this translates as MSREDAFDPMHTTAKRIASFAQSAKLNNLILTHFSARYQPYDDPESTTPNMADIRLEAEQYYQGNLWLARDFMHFEVSHKAVRQLPN
- a CDS encoding ATP-binding protein, coding for MANSVNSITLDDTLSHLLAEFLKQNIIPALHIDPNQLAYRWVGGIKGRLEPIKVSSSLALDDLIGIDTQKQKIVQNTKQFLAGYPANHVLMTGTRGAGKSSIVRALLNEFKDQGLRMIEVSRDDLQMLDKIRDAINELPEDTSCRYIVYCDDLAFNGQDENYRTLKSVLDGALDSEQDKILVYATSNRRHLLPQLMKDNVSIYDGQTDEVNPYETIDETVSLSDRFGLWLSFYPMNQETYLNIVGHYLQAEGVEWTDKVRHEALLWSSSRGGRSGRVAYQFARHWMGQHLLNQDS
- a CDS encoding protein kinase domain-containing protein; its protein translation is MPYINDSQRQILIQAVNNQLTKQDYQIVKFIRLSQDWQPVGITELTELSYQDQTGYQGLTQARCEQKDYMVKWQLLPIKSKCTSPLESEIANVRQLKQQVTNWPSRLLSYQFLTSSTLLIKSHQWRFDGLVMPFFELGSLKCYLADTTLSAQIKLQLAIQMAESIQQLHDAGWIHGDIKPSNFLVSEMHRVNSQLNAKSRVVDNDSTEPVIFLNDLAYAQQIGLTTQFGKISQLNKSTNIKDTNMAKISGTPAYLAPECWHGQPISIQSDLYAFGISLFELFAEQKPYSLARGAGVYQSSEENSKTAIIEKTSIEQTSAKAWARLHCQKEIPLLPYQWERLQPIIDKLLAKRIENRYQSIDEIIDVLQVLKNPV